In the genome of Zootoca vivipara chromosome 6, rZooViv1.1, whole genome shotgun sequence, the window AGATCTAAGGTATGTAGATCAAATTCAACACCAAGAAATACTGGATACTGCAATATGCATATGCTATGCAAATTTAGAAGATTTATATAAGTTATTCAGCTAGTCATGGGGAAAGGCAAGAAGTTATATAGGCCACAGAAAGCCTGCTGACAGCAAATCCTCTTCCATTTGCTCCCCACAATTTCTTTTGATAGTATACAGGCATTGCTCACACACTTTCAAGTCTCTCTTTGCTGCCTTGAGGGCTGGAAACAGGTATTTAAAGAAAAAGTGGGAGAAGAGTCTCAGGATTCTAAGTCATGGAATCAAAATTTGTGGAGACACAAACATACACATCCCAGCCTAAAATGCTATAATACCGTAGACTCTCTGATGCAAGAGTACTAGAGTGGCCCACTGCTTAGATCAGGGCAAGGATAACTAGATATAAATTTGCCAGAGACTGGACTGGCTCAGTCAAACTAAATGTTTGGTTCTGAAATGGTTATTCAGCAATGCCAATATCATAAATAGTGAAAACAGCAATACAGCAAGGAATGGGATGGGGAGTACAGAACCacaagggaagaaggggaaaagaaACACTGGCCTTGGCTAGGTTGGCCCTAGCCCTAATGAGTTTATTCAGTTGATTGCCTACACAGTCACTGGCTCTGCTAATAATAGTATTGCTCCCCTGGCTTCCCAAAACTGTGCTCCACTACTGGTTCCTAAGAGGGAGGGGCAGGGCAGCAGTAAGCTCAGCATAGTGCAGGAGTAGCATCAGGTTGGTTCTACCGCTGTGCCTGCACTGCATCAAAGCTCCCAatgccttgcccctctccctctcagtaaCTGCCAGTGACATGCagtgttgggaagccaggagagcaacaTATCACTGCTAACAACTACTGCTCAATGGCACAGAGGGTTTCCCTGGCACATGGTAAGGTCCCATCCTCCCACTAAAATTACCTCTGGCTAATAAGACTCATTTTTTTTGAAACCTACTGTATGTTCCTGCGTATAAGATTACTTTTTaaaccaggaaaatcttctcaaaagttgggggtcgtcttatacgccgggtcgtatttattacacggcgagtatatcccaaactctatattttaattggaaaagttgggggtcgtcttatacgcccagtcttaTACACTGGAATATACGGGTAATTGGTGACACTTGGGCAATTTTAGAGGCCCTACAGTTGGGGAGGAAGAGTTGTGGCATGTGTGGTGCCCTCAACCATTTTTTTCTGGTTTGCTAATGTGCTCACAGGCTCAAAAAGGTTGACAAATCCAGGTCTACAGGAAGAGTCTGGTGACTTGACACATCATGCAAAAATAGACCATGAAGGACTCCAGATGCATCTGCGGATGTTCCTTGATAAATGAACAATACAAAGGAAATTTTGTGCTGCCTTTTTTAAGTGGGTACTGGCATGCAGTCAAGCCATTATCAGATCTGGAATGACCAGGAATGTCACTCCATATATCTCAGAAAGTTCAAGACAACAGACACGTAACTAGACAAATCTTTTGAATTGTACTCGTCATGCAAACTGCACAAGATTGGAACCCCCTTTGGTCTAGGATAACACAGCTATAAGTTAGCTTCCAAATCACTCTGGAAATCAATCTCCTGAAATATCTCAAAATAATGGCTCCCCCAGGAGACGTTCCTCATGTACAGCATGCCACAGTATGGGAACAAGCTACAAGCCACTGAGCATGAATCCATATAGCTGGGACAGCAAATCCAATATCAGCAGGTGCTACAAACAGCTGACAGCAGGAAGCTTCCTCCCCATAACCAACTGTCTGCACAGCTTACCATTTAACCAATCAATGCTTGATTCGTTGCTTGAGCTGATTCTCAGGTTTTAGCAGAACCACACAATTCTTCCAGAAAAGAATTTAAGTCCAAACAAGTAACTAATTGGGAAGCATGTTTGGGAACTCCAGGCTGGCACTCTCCCAGaactgcaggagggaaaggaggagagggacAGACAAAGCTACCAATTCTTGGAAAGTCTGGACCACACAAGGGGTGGTGGgaataaacaaaacataaaccaAAGCCTGGACAGAATGATAAAAGACATGTTTGAGCAAGCAGGGTGAGAAGGTCTGCTCGGTTTTTGTAAGAGTTCAACAAACCTTCTTGTCTTTACAAGAAGAGTTGCTCATAGTTAGTTTGTGTTAAATGTAGTAAACTGTAGGTTCTCAACTTACAGTGCATATAGTTATGGCAGCTATGATAAGTTATGATTAATACTGGAGATTAAATAAGGTTTCAACAATAAAAGAGTTGGAAAATAAACTGATTGAGTTTGTTATGTCTATATCTAAAAAACTAATAGATTTCTTGAAAATGGCTTTGCTTTTATTAGCTTTCAGAACAGTCAGATTTctccagctgggaaagcttgtcagaacaaaaaaagtcttcagttgtttctgggAAGGGCAGCTAATGGGCACCTGTCATATCTTGACaaggaatgctattccacagaaaaGGAGCAGCCTTCATCTAGCCCACCACTGCATCTCAGCCATTCTCAATTCAGAAGTTACAGAGAAATAGAGTTGGGTATCATCAGTACCAATGGCACCTTGCTCTAAAACTCCTAATGAATACTCCCAATGGCTTAATGGAGATGTTAAATAGCACCGGATACATTATTATGCCCTGTGGCACCCTATAGCTCAAAATCCAAGGGGCCAAGGAGCACTCATCCAATGCTACCTTCTGGAGCCAGCTGTGGAGATAAGATTAAAACCATGGCAGAGCAGTGCACCTGATGCCCATCTCCCAGGTGGATGTCATGATTGATGATATCAAAAGCTGATGAGAGAAAGGTCATCCATCAGAGTGACCCAAGCAAATTCAATCCCAAACCTGGCTCTGAAGCTGAACCCAGACTGAAATAGGTCTAGATAATCTGTTTCCTCCAGGAATGTCTGTTACTGTGTCATTATGACCCTTTCTAGTACCTTGCTTTTGATAATATGAAAATTAGGGATATCCATCCAAATACTCATAAATAAATGGTTCTGGATTTTGAAAAATATTACCTGGCTTACCTTATGTATTTTTACAGTCCTTATTTATGCATTTCCAGTGGTAAACACACCGCCTCCCCATTCATTCCATGTGTATTCACAAAGTGGAATGCTATCTTAAAAATCATGTGTAAATACTGAAACCAATTGTAGGCATTAGATGGCATTTGCCTCCTCTCAAAACATATCCAAGAATCAGTGTCCAATGTTGGAGAGGTGGAACTtctaatgcaaatatattttatgtTATATGGGCAGGTCCAGTGATCTGGATTTTATGGGAAATCTGTGATGACAGAAAAATAACTAGTATTTTGGGCCATGGCCTTCCTAGAAATAATGCTATTATTTATTGTTTGGCTATCTTAATAGTATTATACCAGAGGAGGATCTAGAAATGACAGTCCATCTATAATCTGAGGCTAAATGTTGGTTTGTCAGAAGTGGAAAAACCCCACACCACCTTTTGATTCATGACTAGCTAAAGTTTGGGAAATTAACTAACATGGTGAAACTAACTAACCTTCTgagaggcagggaggagagacAATAAGCTTATTGAAAAATGGAGTTCATTTGTTTTATATtcactccctcccccttttttttacttgaAGAAGGCATAGTTGCAACATTTTTCTGAGAATATGTATAAACATTGGACATTTTAATATTAATGTAACAACACTTTTATACAGGATTTTCTGAGGAGCAGAATATTTGTAATAATTTACAGATGTTAGGTTAAGTCTTTTGGATACTTTCATCAGTTTATATTCATGACAAATGTATCAAAATAATctattgtatatttatttatttatgataatattttgtgtattttatgaGATAAAAATATTGTATTAGAAAAGGAATAAATTTTCCTTCAGTTGTAAATGTCAAGAAAAAGCCTTTGTCACCATAGACGTATGGCAGAAAGAACAGGCTCTTCTGCTGGCTCCATATGCAACTGAATAGATTCACCATATTGCCTGGTGGGTTCAGCAGGTTACTGTTGTGACCAAAAGGAACATGCATTATTATATTAGTTAAACTagtttggtttctttctttttctagttTTCCAGGAATGTTTACTTGGGTTATTCACAATGCcctgtgaggaggaagagaaaatagaattctttgcatttatagcccaactTTGCTGTCCTCTACTTAAACAACTTGCCAGTCAGTTGTGATGTAAGGCCAACATATTTTGCTTTCTCTTTAAGCATGGCAAATCATGCTTGGGTCAAAAGGGATCCAAGCCACTGTCTGTGGAAACCCCATGTATTTATGTTGTCAAGACGGTGAACAAATAAGTCTAAAAGTGATGCAACAACTCTTTACTCTTCAGGGAATTCATGCTGCAGAAGAAGTCTTCACACTGTTCTGATGGGAGACTATCCCTCTCATTTTATTAAATGGATTGAGCACCTTCAGAAGGCAAATAAACTACAATGTGTACTGTGCATTCTGTCACATTTAAATCAGAGCTAGAAGCTTTGTGAGTGTGCATTTGTATGCTTGATCTGATATTCTCTACTTTCtctaaataaacacatttattttaacAAATACTAGTTTTGTCCCAGTATTATTCAAGGAACTCACCTCAATCTCAAACAACTGTTTGATGTGTGATtttcaaactatttaaaaaaatactctccTGGAGATTCAAAGGAGTTTATAATTAATGCAccataatggaaagtggacaTTTTACAGAAAACAATACAGATGCTTAGTAATTAATAGAAACTGACAATGAGAACATTGTTAAATTCAGCTTGCAATAGAGGTCCAAATATAGGtccattctccccttccccaaagaAACATCTTTACTACAGGATATCTGGTTACTAAGAGCAGATCTGCACTCACCCTAGGTAACCAAGCAGGATGTTGGCTTTGCTACATGGGTTCCTAATTCTGCAAAGGTTTCTACCACTGTTCTAGTTGGTTAGCCACACAGCTCAGCACAAAACCAAGTCAACTACATCAGCACTGCAGGTAGACAATATGATGCCCTTCGGATGTTGCtggacccccaactcccatcagccccagccagcatggccaaaggtcagggataacGGCAGTTGTAACCCAACAGCAACtgaagggcaccacgttggctacccctgcttgaGATGAACAGCTGCATTAAGGTCAGGTGTAGGAGATAAGAAAAAGAGGCAGAGCAAGAAAGGCTTCTGAGCCTCACCATGGAGTGTGCATTTGTCAGGCTGACCTCAACGTTCCACCTCAGGCATGGAGACAGCCTATTTCAGGCTCTTTTCAATGTTCCTCcatcttaaaagaaagaaaaatgaaagaaagaaagaaagagagaaggggggggggagagagagagaccagaacACTCTGTCTCTTCAATAGAGGCCCCTCAGGTCACATGCAGCCTTCACCCACACTCACTCAATGCTCTTTTCATCTGGGACGCAAGAGCACATTCCTCTGTAAAtggatttctcttctcttctcttccaggAGACAGAACTCTCAGGTGCACTTAAAAACAGTTCTTCTTCTCAGTAAAAGCTGAATTTTCTAGCCTCTATTTATTCCAGTCAGGATTTTCATTGATTTGTTTGTTCATTCTTGCACATACTCACAATTTTAAGCCTCTGTGGGAAATACGTGCAACATTTAATGCATCTCACACatggtaggggtgggggtggttctAATAAGACCAGTAGGAAGACAATCTTAAAAATCCAAAAGTTGCTTCCAAAGCACCATCCAAGGAGACAGCCAAATCTTCATATCCAgccaaaaaagcacaaaatacacaagTGGGCCAAGAAAAGTGAAACACCTCTTTCAAAGGGCCCTCTAATTTGTGCTGTCTTTGAATGTATTTCATTCATCATGTTATGTTTGaagcagccagtgtggccaagCATGTAAAACATTAGATTGAATTCTACCTTCCAAGCATCCTTTCTACAGGTAAGGAGGGAGCTGGAATGAATAATCCTTTGAAATAGGCACCCAGACCTttcaaatttcaaaaagaaaatcaaatataTCAGTCaatggaaagaaggaaacagcctTACAGTCTCAGTTGGGTTAGTTTCCTGCTGGGAACATTCTTTTGTAACTATTGCGGGAAAGTCAAATCCTCAAAAGCCTCAGAACTGTGCAGTCATTTATAGGGACGTATGGAGAAAAAGCATTAACCAAAAGACCTCCTGCTCCTTTGCTGTTACAATCAACCACCTCTTGAATGCCCCTACTATCAAAGTATAGTGGAAGTCTACCAAAGTCAGGACCATATTTGTAACAGTGCCAAATGTGATGGAGGGGTCAAAGAAAAATCACTTTCAATTTTCTGGGCTCTTACTGACATTGATAGTTCAATCCTACTGAAAAGAAAACCCAgcagagttcagtggagcttattgcCAGGTAAGTCAATACAGGATTGCAGCACTTTATTATTATGGCTATATTTTCTTGTTATATGCTATGAATATGTTGTAGTAAGCCATCCAGGGATTTATGGGTTGACAAGTGGGCACAAACGTTAAAGTGACAAACTGCCTGCATAAAGTTGATGTTtaaagtataaatatttttagCACCAAAATATCTGACCACACAATactttatctgtaagctgccttgaatccctgtCAGAGGAAAAAAtagggcataaataaatatataataatggtaataataataccatAACATCATAAACACACATCCCTGCTAGTAAAGGCAGCCCAGCAAAAGGCATGCCTAATTTCCATTGAGATCAATGCACTTAAGCACTGAATTACTACTTGGTTTTAGATGAGGCTTGGGAATGTTCAGTTTTCTTTTAGGGCTgtgcacaggaacacaggaagctgccttacactgataTACCATTGGTCCATACAGCTCAATATTGCATGTGTGGACTTTCACCAGATCTCCAGGGCTTCAAAAAGGGGTTTCTCCCCAGTCCTACATGGAGAtactgggaactgaacctggggccttctgcatgcaaagcagatgctctcccactggcATCAGCAAAAACTGTCCCTTTATTTGCACTGTTCCTCCTGCACCCCCACATGGCACACAGCCCTTACATGTTTGGGATACCAATTCCCAAGAGTAAACATAAGTTTTTGAATTAAGgagtggagggggaaaaaatcacacaTATTTACAATATCCCAATTTTATTTGGAGTCATAATATTTGGAGTGATTTGGTGGAGTCATAGCAAAAAGCTAAGCGTGAGTGTCAAATGGGAAGAATGCAGATGCTATggtgttaaggtaaaggtaaagggacccctgaccattaggtccagtcgtgaccgactgtggggttgcgcactcatctcacattattggccgagggagccggcgtatagcttccaggtcatgtggccagcatgacaaagccacttctggcgaaccaaagcagcacacggaaacgccgtttaccttcccgctgtagcggttcctatttatctacttgcattttgacgtgctttcgaactgctaggttggcaggagctgggactgagcaacgggagctcaccccgtcacagggattcgaaaccgctgaccttctgatcagcaagccctaggctcagtggtttaacccacagcgccacctgggtcccactgctATGGTGTTAGGAGGAGCTTAAATATAAAGACAGCCTTTGAATATTTATATTATGTTCCTTTCCCCCTGCCTTTTATAATTTTGTATGCCTCCATTTCACACTAACCCAAGCTAATGTCAACCAGCAAACTGTTACGCACCACATCATGTTCCAGGCTAAATATGCAACAAGACCCTTCAAAGTGCATTGTGCGTCAAGGTGTTTAAGCCTCATCCCATCTGAAGGTGGTATTCATCAGAGAATAAAAGCTGGTGTGAGTCACAaagcaaaaggaagggggaaggtgaCGTTGGTGGGCCATTTACTCAAGCTAGTCAACAAATATCCATGACAATGTATTTCAGCCACTCTTTCAAGACAGATGATGCAGCCTACACTTTTAAAATTATGATCAGGAAAGTTTACAGGATTCTTACTTTGCTTCAAGTAACTCTAGACATGTCCTCTAAAACATTCCTCGCAGATTCCACTGGGCTTCTTTAGTAAGTAAAAGCAGATCTTGAAGTAAAAGCCAAGGCAAAGTGGATTTGTtaaatttttatcctgccttcctCCATGTTGCTCAGCATGTTGCTCCCCttcccctgtgaggtaggttaggctgagagactgactGGCCCATGTTtactcagtgaacttcatggtcaCAGTCCAATATTTATAATTACTCCACCACCCTGGTTTTCTCCCCAACCTTTTATCTCTCCtcttatggaatgctctctccagggagccttgcctggcacctttgttatgTATCTTTAGGTGTCAGGaaaaaacatccctcttctcctAGGCCTCTGGCTAGTTAAACAATCTAGGGTCGTTTAAACTGTCAATGGCAggcattgttttattgtctttttatggtatgtatttttgtgtttttataatgtaaactgccctgagatattcagatgaagggcagtatagaaatttaataataatcttCGTAACACTCTTCAGATGTCAGCTAGGTTCAAGAGAAATACCatattttcgctccataagactcactttttccttcctaaaaagcaatggcaaatgtctgtgcatcttatggagcgaaggcgcTGGACGCTGCCGCTGCAGTCACAagcagagggatgcctctgccccATGGCTCCCGGCTCTCGCTCCGcttgctttacagcgagccaggaGGAGGGGTCCAGGTCGAGCTGGGACCAACTCCTGCGTGAGACTGCCTGCCAGTCACTGTGAGCAATACTGAGCAAAACACCcacctgacttggtataaggtacCTTCCTTGGTTCCACGTATATTTTCCACTGATTTTTACAACAATCCTACGTCTGCATTTTTATCCCCCATACTGCAGATGGGAGAACTGAGGTCATGAGAAAGTAACTTGCCTAAAGCAGCTTAATGAGATCAAGGTAGAGGTGACACCAGCCTCTAAACTACATCAGTTCCCAAGTACTAAGTTTCCCCACAGGCCAACAGCCTCCAGTACCTGTACTCCATATATTATGCCAAGTTGCAAATAGCTACTTCTCCCTTAAATTCCAACTTTTAAGTAGTTGGAAGCCTTCTAGTTTGTtagcatcaaatcagaaacgcaAAAGAGTGACAGGATACATTTATGAAAAGCATGTGAACTCTCCTCTCTAATGGAAACACTAGAACAGTAGAAGCAGTTTTCTGCTATGTTACCTGTAGGATTTTTGACAGTAAAACTAGCCCCTTCAGCTTATTTAGCAAATCCCTGATAAAGCAAAGAGCAGCAGGGAGCAGGGTGGCAGGGGAGAACACAATTAGTTCCTGATGGATAGGCTGTACTGATCCAGCTTCGATAAGCATTGTAACCCTTACCCAGGGAGCTAACATCATCAAAAGGGCTTGCCAAGTCACTTATCCCCAGACTGCCTTAAACATCACAGCCTTTGCCATCAACTCTATACCACCAGGAGCCAGAGAATGATAATTAGAGTAGTTGAGGTCAGCAGGACCTAAATGAGCTATTACAGCTTTCCCATCAATTGCCTACTAGCCTCTTGAAAACAGACTCTCTGCTCCAGGAAAAGAACCCAAATTGTAAGCTCTCTTCATTTCTCATcaagaaaatggaaataattcaCAAGTCAGTCTGAATATCAGCTTTCACATCTCTCTCTCAATAGGACTCCACAATCTCAGTTCAGCATTTGAGGCAAGCCTTGTCTTGGAAAGTACACCTTTTCTTTTGGGgataggaagggaaggaaaaacaTAACCTTTTCTGGACTCTTCTATGATGCAAGTTCTCTGCCTGTGAAATTCTATGAGAGCCTATGTTAGAAGACACTCCTCCCTGGTTCAAAAGCACATTTATTATGCTTTAGCCCAGAGGGTCACTGCAGGCGAATCTATAACTCTATGATCGGATCTCCACAGACATGCCTCTTGGGAGTGCCACTGTCAGATAAAAGTGTGTTCATTTCACAGAGTTAAAGCTAAAGGGTTTCTGTAGCAGCCTTTTTCTCCTGCATTCTCAATTTTACACTCAGTTTGCCACAGCTGCACCCAGTGCAGTTTTAAAGGATTTCTGTTTAATAAAAGTTCTCTTCATTTGTTTTTGGAAGGCCAGTGATAAAACGAGCTTATGGCTGATTTCTTCCCATTACACCAGAAAAgatcagaagaagaaaactgaTTCTCCAAGATTTATCAGGTTAGCCGAAGCATGATTTCTTCAAGACACccattatttttggggggggggggggttgctgcgcTGTGGGAGCTTGGGAGCCTACCACCCACTATCAGCTCTTTGACCTACTTCTCCATTGATTATCACTCATTCTTAAACACTGTGCAACATGTTCCTTAAATCAGTGCCAGGACATAGCAGCTGTCAGATTCATTCACAATTCACAAATAGGGAAACTAGTTGGATCGTCTGGATTCACTGGGTGTAGTCTACAGGAAGCAAAACAGGCATGGCAAAATAACCAACAAGAACTCTACAGAATATAAACTGGGGTGCCTACTTACTGTAGGTTACCTACTTGCTTGTGAAATCTGACTGCCTGACACAACCCAGCCACAAACATACAGCAgctacaagtgaaatcaaaaaGTGACCAATTGCACATTATTTGGAAGACTTATCAAAACCTGAACAGCCATGAAAATTGACTCAATGTTTTCAAAAGCAACTTATATCCTGATTTAGCATCTAGAACATTACACCCCAAATAATATAAAAAGGACTCTTCATCCATTACTGAAATGTCATCACAGCCTGAGAACTAGCAAGTACCTCATTTGTTTTTCAGTCAGTTATTTTACTGTCACTTCACAACCCCCGACTGAAAAATTGTTCTCTTCCACATATAAAACATTTGGCTCAGTTCCTGCTAGGATGCCACTAGGGGCAACAGTTGAATTATTTCTATTTCTGAGTGTAACTTATTGAAGGTAGTATAGAACTTATCTCCACATTCATATATTCTTCTTTCTATAACCATAAGACACACAATGAAGCAGACCAAAGCAGTAAAATGACAGACTGAATTGATACATGCCAACATCCCCTAGAAATAGCCTCTAAAGCAATGCCTCTCCAGAGAACGTGTGCCTCTAATATTACTAAACAACAGCTTTCATTagccctgagcattggccatgctaccCAGAGCTGACGGAAGCTGgtgtccaacaacttctggagggtccaCAGGTCTTTTGAACAGCGCCAGACAAGACTCAGAAGTTAGACTTAGCTACATCTTTCCTGAGGACAGGCAGACTCCTAGAGGGGAATGGCTTTTCAACTCATCCCATCTGAAGCTGTTGTAAAGACTTGGCAGAGCTCCCATGCATTCTTCTATCTTCCAGAGGAGTGAGGCCTCCCAAACTGCTTAAAAACCAACCATTTCAATGCTAAAATGTTAAATAATGTTAATTTATGTAAGAAAAATAAGAATTTTTGTATTAGTTTAATACTTcttttacatttttcttctttgcaaaCCATTTTGAGAGGGGTATTTTTTTCTGTAGATGAAAAGCAATACATCTCCAAAGAATGGTTAAAGGACTCTCAATTCCATTTCTGAAAAAGCCTGGCCTTACCACCTCCCATTAGAAGGGGCAGAGATTCCCACTGATTGAAATCACTTGTTACATTTGCTTTCACCCAGACTacggcattgttgttgtttcttgtaAGATATTTTGTGCAAAAAGGGGACCtaatttctgaaataaaaaaatatacaatatatattcTGAAAGCAGTAGCTTTTAAAGAATCAGGGTTGCAGTAGGCTTCAAGATTTAAGGACAAGAGTATTTCCTGTAGAGACCAGAGATTTCAGACCATCACAGAATACCACGGCACAACACGCACTCCCTTACTGGAACCTTGACACACTCACCTCCCCTGAGTAACTGTACTTTCCTTTCAGAATTTGCCGATACAAGCGGGTGCGGTTGTCATCTTCAAAAGGCATTGTCCCACTTAGTAGGATGTATGAGATCACACCCAGTGCCCACATGTCTACAGAGTTTGTGTAGGGCTTTCTGACCAAGATCTCTGGGGCAATATACTCTGGTGTCCCACAGGTAGTCTTCATTAAGCAGTCGTCTCCCTTCTTTCGAGCACTCGCTAGCCCAAAGTCTGTGATCATTATTTTAGAATCCATGCCTGGGTGGTAATAGAGCAAGTTCTCTGGCTTTAAGTCCCTGTGAGTTATGCCCAATGTATGTAAGTATTTAACTCCATCCAACACCATTTGCAGCACTCGGGTAGCATCCCTTTCCGTGAAGGAACCTTTGGCAATGATTCGGTCAAACAACTCCCCTCCAGTGGCCAATTCCATCACCATGTAGACACGCTCCTGAGTCTCAAACACTTCAATGAGCTGGATTATATTGGTGTGCCGAACACGACGCAACACACACAGCTCTGACTCGCACACTTCCCTTCCTTCACGGTACTTGGTCTCTATCAACTTGATTGCGTACGGCTGCTTGGTAGCCTTGTGCTCCACCCGTACTACACGACTAAAGCTGCCTCGGCCAATCAGGGCTTTGATATCATACTTGGCTGTCACTCTGGGATCAAATTTTGCACGGTACTTTGCCACTCTGTTCTTGCGAGGCTCTGCCTGTTCCACATGTGGGTTAGTGtgatgaggaggagaagggataGCAGATTTGATGGCATCTCCATCACCCTTGATGAAGTGCTTATATATGTCAGTTTTATAACCAGTATATGGCTCAACCTTTTTAACGAGATCCAAATGAACATCCTTGGGAGGCTCAGGAAGTACTTTGCTAGTCCCACAGCCCATCACTGAATGGTACTAATCATCCATCAAGGTGTTTTCCCAGAGCAACACCACAGCAACCATGTCTGGAACAATTCCAATCTCCTCGACATCCCAGGAAGCTGGagcggaaagagagagagaaagagagagagacttgagcATACTATATTCAATAAATGCCCCCTTCCTTTCTGCACATAAGCTTAATTCAGGTTTTAGTGCAATATTTGAATTTTTAAACCACAGTTTGTGATCACCAACAAATCAGAATCAATAACTACAGTTTGAAGTAgatttgcaaaccatggtttagc includes:
- the PSKH1 gene encoding serine/threonine-protein kinase H1, yielding MGCGTSKVLPEPPKDVHLDLVKKVEPYTGYKTDIYKHFIKGDGDAIKSAIPSPPHHTNPHVEQAEPRKNRVAKYRAKFDPRVTAKYDIKALIGRGSFSRVVRVEHKATKQPYAIKLIETKYREGREVCESELCVLRRVRHTNIIQLIEVFETQERVYMVMELATGGELFDRIIAKGSFTERDATRVLQMVLDGVKYLHTLGITHRDLKPENLLYYHPGMDSKIMITDFGLASARKKGDDCLMKTTCGTPEYIAPEILVRKPYTNSVDMWALGVISYILLSGTMPFEDDNRTRLYRQILKGKYSYSGEPWPSVSNLAKDFIDRLLTVDPSDRMTALQALKHPWVVSMAASSSMKNLHRSISQNLLKRASSRCQSTKSAQSTRSSRSTKSNKSRRVRERELRELNLRYQQQYNG